One genomic window of Nicotiana sylvestris chromosome 10, ASM39365v2, whole genome shotgun sequence includes the following:
- the LOC104220293 gene encoding protein SIEVE ELEMENT OCCLUSION B-like isoform X1, translated as MASHSLTARPQPVSRRERPVFSMSDDHAMSKKILNTHSPNGREVDVDIILQVIEGIFQHIHGALQDSTDRESMETSKLEENASFAFDDFHLEGLAYIMHKVSCQLTCKFSGGGDAHATTMEILGMLSSYQWDTKLVLTLASFSIIYGEFWLVAQKFATHPLAKMVALLKQLPDIIEHAAALKSRFDAINNLLKAILDITKCIIEFKRLPSQYISEDQPSMSVAFAYFPTAVYWTIKSIVACASQLTSLLGMSNELISATTTDTWEMSSSTHKLNNISDHLRAELERCYEHIQEKKHTEYYQMLVHLFETTQLDNMKINKALIYIKDDLLPLEVGTMHTRANIDVLRRKTVLLLISDLDITPEEVLILATVYNESRGRSELQYEIVWLPISDRSREWNEGYEHKFKELQALMPWYTLHHPSLLEPAAIKFVKERWHFSKKMMLVALDPQQGKVVCQNAIHMAWIWGNLAYPFTMAKQEELWSIESWRLELVVDGIDQNIIEWMTAGKYICLYGGEDVEWIEKFTTSAKGVAHRAGIDLHMIYVGKSSKKDRVRRINIIIRKENLSYCLDDVMSVWYFWKRLESMFYSKMQLGQTIKDDKIMQEVLTMLSFDGSDQGWVLISRGSFEMARANSVVITKTLEDFHVWEEDAREKGFVLALIDYFLHLHTPQHCNRLILPGLDVDIPEMITCAECGRPMDKFFMYRCCTD; from the exons ATGGCTAGTCATTCTTTAACAGCTAGGCCTCAGCCAGTAAGTAGGCGTGAACGTCCAGTTTTCTCAATGTCTGATGATCATGCAATGTCCAAGAAAATCCTGAATACTCATTCTCCCAATGGTCGTGAAGTCGATGTGGACATCATCCTTCAAGTCATTGAGGGGATTTTTCAACATATCCATGGCGCTTTACAG GATAGTACTGATCGTGAAAGCATGGAAACATCAAAACTAGAAGAGAACGCCTCATTTGCCTTTGACGACTTCCATCTTGAAGGATTGGCTTATATCATGCACAAAGTCTCCTGCCAA TTGACATGCAAGTTCTCAGGAGGAGGGGATGCCCATGCAACAACAATGGAAATCTTAGGGATGCTCTCTAGTTATCAATGGGATACAAAACTAGTCTTAACCTTGGCATCATTTTCCATAATCTATGGAGAATTCTGGCTGGTAGCTCAGAAATTTGCTACTCACCCTTTGGCCAAAATGGTGGCTCTCTTGAAACAGCTACCTGATATAATTGAACATGCTGCTGCTCTCAAGTCGCGATTCGATGccatcaacaacctcctcaaagctATTTTGGACATAACCAAATGCATCATTGAATTCAAGAGGCTTCCATCTCAGTACATCTCTGAAGATCAACCATCTATGTCTGTGGCTTTTGCCTACTTCCCTACTGCAGTTTATTGGACCATCAAAAGTATTGTCGCTTGTGCTTCCCAGCTCACTAGCCTTCTTGGCATGAGTAATGA GTTGATATCAGCTACTACAACAGACACATGGGAAATGTCAAGCTCCACGCACAAGCTGAACAACATTAGTGATCACCTTAGAGCTGAATTGGAGCGTTGCTATGAACATATTC AGGAGAAGAAACATACAGAGTATTATCAAATGCTTGTGCACTTATTTGAGACAACCCAACTCGACAACATGAAGATAAACAAGGCACTTATCTACATCAAAGATGATTTACTGCCACTTGAAGTTGGAACTATGCACACCAGG GCCAATATTGACGTGCTGAGAAGAAAGACCGTCTTGCTGCTAATATCTGATCTTGATATTACCCCAGAAGAGGTATTAATACTTGCCACTGTCTACAATGAATCAAGAGGAAGGTCAGAACTTCAATACGAAATAGTGTGGCTTCCAATTTCTGATAGATCAAGGGAATGGAACGAAGGGTACGAACACAAATTTAAAGAATTACAAGCACTTATGccttggtacacattgcaccatCCTTCTTTGTTAGAGCCAGCAGCGATCAAGTTTGTCAAAGAAAGGTGGCATTTCTCTAAGAAGATGATGCTTGTAGCCTTAGATCCACAACAAGGTAAAGTGGTTTGTCAAAATGCAATCCACATGGCTTGGATTTGGGGAAATTTGGCCTATCCATTCACTATGGCCAAACAAGAGGAGCTCTGGAGCATTGAGTCTTGGAGACTTGAGCTAGTAGTTGATGGCATCGATCAAAATATAATTGAATGG ATGACGGCGGGGAAGTATATCTGTCTATATGGAGGAGAAGACGTCGAATGGATAGAAAAATTTACGACTTCTGCTAAAGGAGTGGCACATAGAGCTGGCATTGATCTGCATATGATCTATGTTGGAAAGAGCAGCAAAAAGGATCGAGTTCGCAGGATCAATATCATTAtaagaaaagaaaatctaagTTATTGCTTGGATGATGTGATGTCAGTTTGGTACTTTTGGAAAAGACTAGAGAGTATGTTCTATTCGAAAATGCAGTTAGGACAAACAATCAAAGATGACAAGATTATGCAAGAAGTGTTAACAATGTTGAGTTTTGATGGGAGTGATCAAGGATGGGTACTCATTAGCAGAGGATCATTTGAGATGGCCAGAGCCAATAGTGTAGTAATAACTAAGACTTTGGAAGATTTTCATGTTTGGGAAGAAGATGCAAGAGAAAAGGGATTTGTGTTAGCtcttattgattacttccttcaTCTGCACACACCACAGCACTGCAATCGCCTAATTCTTCCGGGACTTGATGTGGACATTCCAGAAATGATAACGTGTGCTGAATGTGGGAGACCAATGGATAAGTTCTTCATGTATCGTTGCTGCACCGATTGA
- the LOC104220293 gene encoding protein SIEVE ELEMENT OCCLUSION B-like isoform X2: MASHSLTARPQPVSRRERPVFSMSDDHAMSKKILNTHSPNGREVDVDIILQVIEGIFQHIHGALQDSTDRESMETSKLEENASFAFDDFHLEGLAYIMHKVSCQFSGGGDAHATTMEILGMLSSYQWDTKLVLTLASFSIIYGEFWLVAQKFATHPLAKMVALLKQLPDIIEHAAALKSRFDAINNLLKAILDITKCIIEFKRLPSQYISEDQPSMSVAFAYFPTAVYWTIKSIVACASQLTSLLGMSNELISATTTDTWEMSSSTHKLNNISDHLRAELERCYEHIQEKKHTEYYQMLVHLFETTQLDNMKINKALIYIKDDLLPLEVGTMHTRANIDVLRRKTVLLLISDLDITPEEVLILATVYNESRGRSELQYEIVWLPISDRSREWNEGYEHKFKELQALMPWYTLHHPSLLEPAAIKFVKERWHFSKKMMLVALDPQQGKVVCQNAIHMAWIWGNLAYPFTMAKQEELWSIESWRLELVVDGIDQNIIEWMTAGKYICLYGGEDVEWIEKFTTSAKGVAHRAGIDLHMIYVGKSSKKDRVRRINIIIRKENLSYCLDDVMSVWYFWKRLESMFYSKMQLGQTIKDDKIMQEVLTMLSFDGSDQGWVLISRGSFEMARANSVVITKTLEDFHVWEEDAREKGFVLALIDYFLHLHTPQHCNRLILPGLDVDIPEMITCAECGRPMDKFFMYRCCTD, translated from the exons ATGGCTAGTCATTCTTTAACAGCTAGGCCTCAGCCAGTAAGTAGGCGTGAACGTCCAGTTTTCTCAATGTCTGATGATCATGCAATGTCCAAGAAAATCCTGAATACTCATTCTCCCAATGGTCGTGAAGTCGATGTGGACATCATCCTTCAAGTCATTGAGGGGATTTTTCAACATATCCATGGCGCTTTACAG GATAGTACTGATCGTGAAAGCATGGAAACATCAAAACTAGAAGAGAACGCCTCATTTGCCTTTGACGACTTCCATCTTGAAGGATTGGCTTATATCATGCACAAAGTCTCCTGCCAA TTCTCAGGAGGAGGGGATGCCCATGCAACAACAATGGAAATCTTAGGGATGCTCTCTAGTTATCAATGGGATACAAAACTAGTCTTAACCTTGGCATCATTTTCCATAATCTATGGAGAATTCTGGCTGGTAGCTCAGAAATTTGCTACTCACCCTTTGGCCAAAATGGTGGCTCTCTTGAAACAGCTACCTGATATAATTGAACATGCTGCTGCTCTCAAGTCGCGATTCGATGccatcaacaacctcctcaaagctATTTTGGACATAACCAAATGCATCATTGAATTCAAGAGGCTTCCATCTCAGTACATCTCTGAAGATCAACCATCTATGTCTGTGGCTTTTGCCTACTTCCCTACTGCAGTTTATTGGACCATCAAAAGTATTGTCGCTTGTGCTTCCCAGCTCACTAGCCTTCTTGGCATGAGTAATGA GTTGATATCAGCTACTACAACAGACACATGGGAAATGTCAAGCTCCACGCACAAGCTGAACAACATTAGTGATCACCTTAGAGCTGAATTGGAGCGTTGCTATGAACATATTC AGGAGAAGAAACATACAGAGTATTATCAAATGCTTGTGCACTTATTTGAGACAACCCAACTCGACAACATGAAGATAAACAAGGCACTTATCTACATCAAAGATGATTTACTGCCACTTGAAGTTGGAACTATGCACACCAGG GCCAATATTGACGTGCTGAGAAGAAAGACCGTCTTGCTGCTAATATCTGATCTTGATATTACCCCAGAAGAGGTATTAATACTTGCCACTGTCTACAATGAATCAAGAGGAAGGTCAGAACTTCAATACGAAATAGTGTGGCTTCCAATTTCTGATAGATCAAGGGAATGGAACGAAGGGTACGAACACAAATTTAAAGAATTACAAGCACTTATGccttggtacacattgcaccatCCTTCTTTGTTAGAGCCAGCAGCGATCAAGTTTGTCAAAGAAAGGTGGCATTTCTCTAAGAAGATGATGCTTGTAGCCTTAGATCCACAACAAGGTAAAGTGGTTTGTCAAAATGCAATCCACATGGCTTGGATTTGGGGAAATTTGGCCTATCCATTCACTATGGCCAAACAAGAGGAGCTCTGGAGCATTGAGTCTTGGAGACTTGAGCTAGTAGTTGATGGCATCGATCAAAATATAATTGAATGG ATGACGGCGGGGAAGTATATCTGTCTATATGGAGGAGAAGACGTCGAATGGATAGAAAAATTTACGACTTCTGCTAAAGGAGTGGCACATAGAGCTGGCATTGATCTGCATATGATCTATGTTGGAAAGAGCAGCAAAAAGGATCGAGTTCGCAGGATCAATATCATTAtaagaaaagaaaatctaagTTATTGCTTGGATGATGTGATGTCAGTTTGGTACTTTTGGAAAAGACTAGAGAGTATGTTCTATTCGAAAATGCAGTTAGGACAAACAATCAAAGATGACAAGATTATGCAAGAAGTGTTAACAATGTTGAGTTTTGATGGGAGTGATCAAGGATGGGTACTCATTAGCAGAGGATCATTTGAGATGGCCAGAGCCAATAGTGTAGTAATAACTAAGACTTTGGAAGATTTTCATGTTTGGGAAGAAGATGCAAGAGAAAAGGGATTTGTGTTAGCtcttattgattacttccttcaTCTGCACACACCACAGCACTGCAATCGCCTAATTCTTCCGGGACTTGATGTGGACATTCCAGAAATGATAACGTGTGCTGAATGTGGGAGACCAATGGATAAGTTCTTCATGTATCGTTGCTGCACCGATTGA